A section of the Triplophysa dalaica isolate WHDGS20190420 chromosome 8, ASM1584641v1, whole genome shotgun sequence genome encodes:
- the LOC130427207 gene encoding hatching enzyme 1.2-like produces the protein MYLLVMYISLLLSIVPAQSRSVANYFSRISEETDASTEQDDDPMSRIMEDNKHSEQGPEDPVIMFGDIAVATGLQNADPCTAKGCKWDRSRDGKVYVPYVISNQYSPKEKEVIKTGLKSFKNSTCIRFVPHNAQRHFIDIKSVSGCYSYLGRQGGGQVVSLERPGCISHKTVQHELLHALGFHHEQNRSDRDKHVKIISKNIKPGKERNFKKVPTNNLATPYDYNSVMHYRRYAFSVNHKPTIIPIPNSNAVIGKARKMSRNDILRVKRLYCACE, from the exons ATGTACCTGCTAGTAATGTACATCTCTCTTCTGCTGAGCATCGTTCCAGCTCAGAGTCGTTCTGTTGCG AATTACTTCAGCAGGATCTCTGAAGAGACTG ATGCCAGCACTGAACAAGATGATGATCCAATGTCAAGAATAATGGAGGATAACAAACATTCTG AACAAGGACCGGAGGATCCTGTGATCATGTTTGGAGACATTGCTGTAGCAACAGGGTTACAGAATGCAGATCCATGCACAGCTAAGGGGTGCAAATGGGATAGAAGCAGAGACGGAAAAGTCTATGTGCCCTACGTCATCTCCAACCAGTACT CTCCGAAAGAAAAAGAGGTGATTAAAACAGGCCTGAAATCTTTCAAGAATTCAACCTGCATTCGATTCGTTCCTCACAATGCACAAAGGCACTTCATCGACATAAAGTCTGTTAGTGG CTGCTATTCATATTTGGGACGTCAAGGTGGAGGCCAGGTAGTGTCTCTGGAACGCCCTGGGTGTATTAGTCACAAAACTGTTCAGCATGAGCTGCTTCATGCTCTCGGGTTCCATCACGAGCAGAACCGCAGTGACCGTgacaaacatgttaaaattatttctaaaaacataaaacctG GAAAGGAGCGCAATTTTAAAAAAGTTCCCACCAACAATCTGGCAACTCCCTATGACTACAACTCTGTGATGCACTATCGAAG atATGCTTTCTCTGTGAACCATAAGCCAACCATCATTCCCATTCCAAACTCCAATGCTGTAATTGGTAAAGCTAGGAAAATGAGCCGCAATGACATCCTAAGGGTTAAGAGGCTCTACTGCGCG tgtgagTGA